From Streptomyces sp. NBC_00237, a single genomic window includes:
- a CDS encoding peptidase C39 family protein: MPRPEPRPGPAPDPSIGPIPGAVPVPPPGARATPRRAVLAAVLAAAAVPALPGAASAAGSGPAPGESRRPVGSMTPMGTLNSVDNRFWTTRDDWRSGTGPGTHPSDGRRPGLAIRTPDGVTTYRDPHTGRTGSYEYAVWTSPLHRCRVPATEIVPSWNADTPPGTWLAVELCGAYENGSRTPWYVLGRWASGETEIRRTSVDAQGDGRSSVSTDTVGIGDPASGARLIGYQLRVILYRLPGSDATPTLWRLGAMSSAVPDRFTVPASVPVRAGELKVPRHSQEIHVGQYPEYDNGGEAWCSPTSTTMVLEHWGRGPTAEDLAWVNPAYADPQVCHAARQTYDHQYAGCGNWPFNAAYAATYRDLNAVVTRLGSLNDLENLIRAGIPAMTSQSFLDKELTGAGYGTSGHLMTVVGFTAAGDVVANDPAAPTNDAVRRVYRRREFENVWLRTKRYGANGTVASATGGVCYLYWPLDPTPVQRRALEAVGVR; encoded by the coding sequence ATGCCCCGACCCGAACCGCGTCCCGGCCCTGCCCCAGATCCGTCCATCGGCCCGATCCCCGGCGCGGTCCCCGTCCCGCCTCCCGGCGCGCGCGCCACCCCGCGCCGGGCCGTCCTCGCCGCCGTCCTCGCGGCCGCCGCCGTTCCCGCGCTTCCCGGTGCCGCCTCTGCCGCGGGGTCCGGCCCCGCCCCGGGGGAGTCACGGCGCCCCGTGGGCAGCATGACCCCCATGGGCACCCTCAACAGCGTGGACAACCGCTTCTGGACCACCCGCGACGACTGGCGCTCCGGCACCGGCCCCGGCACCCACCCCTCCGACGGCCGCCGCCCCGGGCTGGCGATCCGCACCCCGGACGGCGTGACGACCTACCGCGACCCGCACACCGGGCGGACCGGGAGCTACGAGTACGCGGTGTGGACCTCGCCGCTGCACCGCTGCCGGGTCCCGGCGACCGAGATCGTCCCGTCCTGGAACGCCGACACCCCGCCCGGCACCTGGCTCGCCGTCGAACTCTGCGGGGCGTACGAGAACGGCTCGCGCACTCCCTGGTACGTCCTGGGCCGCTGGGCCTCCGGCGAGACCGAGATCCGCCGGACCTCCGTGGACGCCCAGGGCGACGGGCGCAGCAGCGTCTCCACGGACACCGTCGGGATCGGCGACCCGGCGTCCGGGGCCCGGCTGATCGGCTACCAGCTGCGGGTGATCCTGTACCGGCTGCCCGGCAGCGACGCCACGCCCACCCTCTGGCGGCTCGGAGCGATGTCCTCCGCCGTGCCGGACCGGTTCACGGTCCCCGCGTCGGTTCCCGTGCGCGCGGGGGAGCTGAAGGTGCCGCGCCACTCGCAGGAGATCCACGTCGGCCAGTACCCGGAGTACGACAACGGGGGAGAGGCGTGGTGCAGCCCCACCTCCACGACGATGGTCCTGGAGCACTGGGGCCGCGGCCCGACCGCCGAGGACCTGGCCTGGGTGAATCCCGCGTACGCCGACCCCCAGGTGTGCCACGCGGCCCGGCAGACGTACGACCACCAGTACGCGGGCTGCGGGAACTGGCCCTTCAACGCCGCGTACGCGGCCACGTACCGGGACCTGAACGCGGTGGTCACCCGCCTGGGATCGCTGAACGATCTGGAGAACCTGATCCGCGCGGGCATCCCGGCCATGACGTCGCAGTCCTTCCTGGACAAGGAGCTCACGGGCGCCGGATACGGCACGTCCGGCCATCTGATGACCGTCGTCGGCTTCACCGCAGCGGGAGACGTGGTCGCGAACGACCCGGCGGCCCCCACGAACGACGCCGTGCGCCGCGTCTACCGGCGGCGCGAGTTCGAGAACGTCTGGCTGCGCACCAAGCGGTACGGCGCGAACGGCACCGTGGCGTCCGCCACAGGGGGCGTCTGCTACCTGTACTGGCCGCTGGACCCGACCCCCGTGCAGCGCAGGGCCCTTGAGGCGGTCGGCGTCCGCTGA
- a CDS encoding DUF6114 domain-containing protein: MLLSGRGGRLDARLPWPGHRRRFRAWRRRRPFWAGFLLVLAGTELLLVPLSPLPVLVSLGLGGIAAIGIGLALAAAGLFLWCLPHTRHYVSVNALILSVLSFAATNLGGFLLGTLLGIAGSAMGFGWRPLAEPAEGSRTRDDSARADRAGAADGPRTPPRVRDHRGPRTLAVALPVVLLATVAAPAHRAHAAPGPLAPRVPPTVTTTRFAPEGFLIAGVTEVRTADGPLKVMVLRMRAASLTDYRLKTRDGRDELALGADKLDLSGNVTLYLTKFSGCLEGLLCLTFTPDGLPVPPVVPPFVFMTDVSAEQAMVTSDVIVTDGLTLGAS; this comes from the coding sequence GTGCTTCTGAGCGGGCGGGGCGGCCGGCTGGACGCACGTCTGCCCTGGCCCGGGCACCGGCGACGGTTCCGGGCCTGGCGGCGGCGCAGGCCCTTCTGGGCGGGGTTCCTGCTGGTGCTCGCGGGAACCGAGCTGCTGCTCGTGCCGCTGTCGCCGCTGCCGGTCCTGGTGAGTCTCGGGCTCGGCGGCATCGCGGCGATCGGCATCGGTCTCGCCCTGGCCGCGGCGGGGCTCTTCCTGTGGTGCCTGCCGCACACCCGCCACTACGTGAGCGTCAACGCGCTGATCCTGTCGGTGCTGTCGTTCGCGGCGACCAACCTGGGCGGGTTCCTTCTGGGAACCCTCCTCGGCATCGCGGGCAGCGCCATGGGGTTCGGCTGGAGGCCCCTCGCGGAGCCCGCGGAGGGCAGCCGTACGCGTGATGACAGTGCCCGTGCCGACCGTGCGGGGGCGGCCGACGGTCCGCGTACCCCGCCCCGGGTGCGCGACCACCGAGGCCCTCGCACCCTCGCGGTCGCCCTGCCCGTCGTCCTCCTGGCCACGGTCGCAGCGCCCGCGCACCGGGCGCACGCGGCACCCGGCCCCCTCGCACCACGGGTACCGCCGACCGTCACCACGACGCGCTTCGCGCCCGAGGGCTTCCTGATCGCCGGTGTGACGGAGGTGCGCACCGCCGACGGGCCGCTGAAGGTCATGGTGCTGAGGATGAGGGCGGCGTCCCTCACCGACTACCGGCTGAAGACCCGCGACGGCCGTGACGAGCTCGCGCTGGGGGCCGACAAGCTGGACCTCAGCGGCAACGTCACCCTGTACCTCACCAAGTTCAGCGGGTGCCTGGAGGGGCTGCTCTGCCTGACCTTCACCCCGGACGGGCTGCCGGTGCCCCCCGTGGTGCCTCCGTTCGTCTTCATGACGGACGTCAGCGCCGAGCAGGCCATGGTCACCTCGGACGTCATCGTGACGGACGGGCTGACCCTCGGAGCGTCCTGA
- a CDS encoding SCO1431 family membrane protein yields the protein MTAASAALSARLHARTGGPDDQNGPKLLEHVLGWTLVVVVAMFVTGAGLM from the coding sequence ATGACTGCCGCCTCCGCCGCCCTGTCCGCCCGCCTGCACGCCCGTACCGGCGGCCCCGACGACCAGAACGGGCCGAAGCTCCTGGAGCACGTGCTCGGCTGGACCCTGGTCGTCGTCGTGGCGATGTTCGTCACGGGTGCGGGCCTGATGTGA
- a CDS encoding AAA family ATPase — translation MDFGTQGSHAPADLAWLRGVDAYTMGAYPQAEEEFRAAVRLDPGMADGWLGLHALRIDTTTALLRMYRHRERFGEQRSRHRRRLNSWYWLGWWVQPVLESPRDLLLAHASHWLDGRHVPELDRALAGLPPVDTDHQVRFLHACRAYLVKDWEQLVRHTDSLVDDALLGIEAGLFGGMARVRLEMFGQAEPLLAASLMRCRSEQPQRKELRYWLARAHEGTGRSAAALPLYRAVHRVDPAFMDTAARLAAISEGDGLDGYDETAAGLATVSLASQDSVESQGELDALEGGGELRLGGDGQLPFGGAVPPGPRGGVREKAGPPRPAGLPPFPAGPSDPALLEQALGELDRMVGMEPVKRQVRALSAQLNMARLRAGQGLPVQPPKRHFVFSGPSGTGKTTVARILGRVFYALGLLGGDHLVEAQRADLVGEFLGQTAVKANELIDSAMGGVLFVDEAYSLANSGYSKGDAYGDEALQVLLKRAEDNRDHLVVILAGYPEGMDRLLAANPGLSSRFTTRVDFPSYRPLELTSIGEVLAGDNGDLWDEEALEELRSISGHVVDQGWIDELGNGRFLRTLYEKSCAYRDLRLSGYASTPTRDDLSTLRLPDLMQAYGEVLSGRGPRPVDPPTGL, via the coding sequence ATGGACTTCGGCACGCAGGGCTCGCACGCCCCGGCCGACCTCGCCTGGCTGCGCGGCGTGGACGCCTACACCATGGGGGCGTACCCGCAGGCGGAGGAGGAATTCCGGGCGGCGGTACGACTGGATCCCGGCATGGCGGACGGCTGGCTCGGCCTGCACGCCCTGCGCATCGACACGACGACGGCGCTCTTACGCATGTACCGCCACCGGGAGCGGTTCGGCGAGCAGCGCAGCAGGCACCGGCGGAGGCTCAACTCCTGGTACTGGCTGGGCTGGTGGGTGCAGCCGGTGCTGGAGAGCCCGCGCGACCTGCTCCTCGCGCACGCCTCGCACTGGCTCGACGGGCGTCATGTGCCCGAGCTGGACCGGGCGCTGGCGGGGCTGCCGCCGGTGGACACCGACCATCAGGTGCGGTTCCTGCACGCCTGCCGGGCGTATCTGGTCAAGGACTGGGAGCAGTTGGTCCGGCACACGGATTCGCTGGTCGACGACGCGCTGCTGGGGATCGAAGCCGGGCTGTTCGGCGGGATGGCGCGGGTGCGGCTGGAGATGTTCGGGCAGGCGGAACCGCTGCTGGCCGCCTCCCTGATGCGCTGCCGCAGCGAGCAGCCGCAGCGCAAGGAGCTGCGGTACTGGCTGGCGCGGGCGCACGAGGGCACCGGGCGTTCGGCCGCCGCGCTCCCGCTGTACCGGGCGGTGCACCGGGTGGACCCGGCGTTCATGGACACCGCCGCTCGACTGGCGGCGATCTCCGAGGGCGACGGCCTTGACGGGTACGACGAAACGGCGGCGGGGCTGGCGACGGTGTCGCTGGCCAGTCAGGACTCCGTGGAGTCGCAGGGCGAGCTGGACGCCCTGGAGGGCGGCGGTGAGCTGCGGCTGGGTGGCGACGGGCAGTTGCCGTTCGGGGGTGCGGTGCCGCCCGGTCCGCGCGGTGGCGTACGGGAGAAGGCCGGACCGCCCCGGCCCGCCGGGCTGCCGCCGTTCCCGGCCGGGCCCTCCGATCCGGCGCTCCTGGAACAGGCGCTCGGGGAGCTGGACCGGATGGTGGGGATGGAACCGGTCAAGCGTCAGGTGCGGGCGCTGTCGGCCCAGCTGAACATGGCGCGGCTGCGGGCCGGGCAGGGGCTGCCCGTCCAGCCGCCGAAACGTCACTTTGTCTTCTCCGGCCCCTCGGGTACCGGGAAGACCACCGTGGCACGGATCCTGGGGCGGGTCTTCTACGCGCTCGGGCTGTTGGGCGGGGACCACCTGGTCGAGGCTCAGCGGGCCGATCTGGTCGGGGAGTTCCTCGGGCAGACGGCCGTCAAGGCGAACGAGCTGATCGACTCGGCGATGGGGGGCGTGCTGTTCGTGGACGAGGCGTACAGCCTCGCCAACTCCGGTTACAGCAAGGGCGATGCGTACGGGGACGAGGCGCTTCAGGTGCTGCTGAAGCGGGCGGAGGACAACCGGGACCATCTGGTGGTGATCCTGGCGGGGTATCCGGAGGGGATGGACCGGCTCCTCGCGGCGAACCCGGGACTGTCCTCGCGGTTCACGACGCGGGTCGACTTTCCGAGCTACCGGCCCCTGGAGCTGACGAGCATCGGGGAGGTGCTGGCCGGGGACAACGGGGACCTGTGGGACGAGGAGGCGCTGGAGGAGCTGCGGAGCATCAGCGGACACGTGGTCGACCAGGGGTGGATCGACGAGCTGGGCAACGGGCGGTTCCTGCGGACGCTGTACGAGAAGAGCTGCGCGTATCGGGACCTTCGGCTGTCGGGGTACGCGTCGACGCCGACGCGGGACGATTTGTCGACGTTGAGGTTGCCGGATCTGATGCAGGCGTACGGAGAGGTGCTTTCGGGGCGGGGGCCGAGGCCGGTCGATCCGCCGACCGGCCTCTAG
- a CDS encoding uridine kinase, which translates to MNSIAPLAARLRALPPSLGPVRLIAVDGHAGSGKSTFAARLSDALGGAPVLHLDDLASHDALFDWTERLRVQVAEPLARGTHARYAPYDWTRRRFGPERYDLPPAPVVLVEGVGAGRKALRPLLAHLLWMDLDAERSWKRGRERDGAAQSAFWDGWMRAEERHFSADPSRPFADTLVRQIPQGYEWREGTPATA; encoded by the coding sequence GTGAACAGCATCGCCCCGCTCGCCGCCCGGCTCCGCGCGCTCCCCCCGTCCCTCGGCCCCGTCCGGCTGATCGCCGTCGACGGGCACGCGGGCTCCGGCAAGAGCACCTTCGCCGCGCGCCTCTCCGACGCGCTCGGCGGCGCTCCCGTACTGCACCTCGACGATCTGGCCAGCCACGACGCCCTCTTCGACTGGACGGAGCGGCTGCGGGTCCAGGTGGCGGAGCCCCTCGCCCGGGGCACGCACGCCCGGTACGCGCCGTACGACTGGACGCGCCGCCGCTTCGGCCCCGAGCGGTACGACCTGCCGCCCGCGCCCGTCGTCCTCGTGGAGGGCGTGGGGGCCGGGCGCAAGGCCCTGCGACCGCTGCTCGCGCACCTTCTCTGGATGGACCTGGACGCCGAACGGTCCTGGAAACGCGGACGGGAGCGGGACGGAGCGGCGCAGTCCGCGTTCTGGGACGGGTGGATGAGGGCCGAGGAACGACATTTTTCGGCGGACCCGTCCCGTCCGTTCGCCGACACCCTGGTACGGCAGATTCCCCAGGGGTACGAGTGGCGTGAGGGGACTCCCGCGACCGCGTGA
- a CDS encoding DUF6230 family protein, with protein MSAAARKPKDPEGRTQLPEGRTGWRRSAVVAVPAVIAVGAMAVMMGQGALAASFAVSGTSFQVSSGKLTSSGLSSYVQTDRSVDGTGHPVALLGIGDARLSDICQSAQVRTPVGTVVFKLTAGGEAGEVTASSLVIDGEDLTGDARFGTAEIGRDASTLDAVRDVRGERGAFGLQAGNIEVAGVRSHAWSATGGNFRLKGLKLTVSLDGKQCF; from the coding sequence CGGACGCAGCTCCCGGAGGGCAGAACGGGGTGGCGCAGGAGCGCCGTGGTGGCCGTTCCCGCGGTGATCGCGGTCGGCGCGATGGCGGTGATGATGGGGCAGGGGGCGCTGGCCGCGTCGTTCGCTGTGTCGGGCACCAGCTTCCAGGTCTCCTCGGGAAAGCTGACCAGCAGCGGTCTCTCGTCGTACGTGCAGACCGACAGGTCCGTGGACGGCACGGGGCATCCGGTCGCCCTGCTCGGCATCGGGGACGCCCGGCTCTCCGACATCTGTCAGTCGGCGCAGGTCAGGACCCCGGTCGGCACGGTGGTCTTCAAGCTGACGGCAGGTGGCGAGGCGGGCGAGGTCACCGCCAGCAGCCTGGTCATCGACGGTGAGGACCTGACCGGCGACGCCCGCTTCGGTACGGCGGAGATCGGCCGGGACGCCTCCACGCTGGACGCCGTGCGGGACGTGCGGGGCGAGCGGGGCGCGTTCGGGCTCCAGGCGGGGAACATCGAGGTCGCGGGAGTGCGCTCGCACGCCTGGTCGGCGACCGGGGGGAACTTCCGGCTGAAGGGGCTCAAGCTGACGGTGAGCCTGGACGGCAAGCAGTGCTTCTGA